From Plasmodium malariae genome assembly, chromosome: 8:
AGGTTGATCCAAAGAATCTCCTTTCTGTATTGGATTCCACAAATAACGGAGGATGTAGTGGACTAAAAAGTATTGCAcctaaaatatttgaaaaaaatccTGATTCTACACCATTTAATCAAGAATTTATGaaatcaatatattttactggATGTCCTGTTCTGAAAAGTGACGGATCTTCATCAAATAATGGTAGTATGTCATGTAATTTATTCCGAGCAAATGTCAATCCACGTCGTAGTATAACTGAAAATGGAAAAACGGCACAAGATATTCCTGGAGGTTTATCTTCGCAAGTACAGGTGACAACATCGAAAACATATTTAGCAGACATTCCatctgaaaaaaataaaaaacaagaaGTTCCTAGTAGTCAAggagaaataaataaaacgaaatctgaagaaatcataaataatgaatttaGATGGAATTTTGGAAAAGGAGAATTACGTTGTCCACCCAATAAACCAGAAGACGATGAATATGGAATGTGTGATTATATGGAAGAATTGGTtgaagataatttttttgcaaaaataaaagattcTAAGGATTACAAATTTAAAAGGGGCCCGTCATGGAAACACGAATACTTAGCAAGTGTAACTAGAAATAAACGACATGAAAATTTAGGTAAATCGAgttcattaaatttaaagGATTATAGACATTTACAAGCTATAGTCCATAAAAGGGCAGAAGCATTTTATGCTTCAAATTCAAGCGGAAAAGCAATTCctgaaaaatatacaaaatataatattttgcaGAACACTTTTGTTCGTATTTCCATTGTGAGTACTTTGGTAATGGGAATaatttttgtctttttcctttattttaaagtaaataataaatttcgttttatatgataagtaaataataagtttcctttaataataaatttattttaaaatgttttaattgtaatataATCAAACATTATGTGTTTTACATATTTGATTTGTTTATTAGTTTACTCCCTTTGGATCACATAtaggtaaaattaaaaaaaggaaaaaaagatataggACTAATTTCGCTGAATTAAATACGGAAAGAATACCAAGGAGATTTATAAAACGTACTTATAGGAATTCTGAAAGAAGGAGATTTAGTGTAgtaaatatagaataatGAACTTCATTTCATTAATGTTATAGAGAATATCAAATAATTtagtttaaatatattataacgaGAACAAAATTGagttaaatatacatttctattaaatagacatatttaaaaaaaggcaaGAAAGAATGCACtatagttaaaatatattacatttagtttttaacgttttatatgtattttgttatatacactttaataatattattattagaaattttttataatacctttttttttattaaatttttttttattgaataacTATAATTTTAGCAAATACTAATATCATTTCTAcgtgtaaaaaatatatttaattctgATTTTCTGTACTTATTTAAGTCTCCATTAAAGTATGAGTTGCAGATGCCTATTGGTAAAATGTTGTTGTTTGTTTTAATTACACTCAAAAAtagtttattaaattaattttatacttGGTTAAAGAGTTGAACATAAGTAATATGTTATAGttatatttgatataaaaataaatttgaattcatatatataatgaataagtTCAGAACAAgtaaattaacaaataaaataggaGCTTTATGAACTTCTCAAAATGTAATATTCATGTAAAGCATCAAATAGTAATTCTTAtgtaaattcatttttataagaatcgataaatagaaaattaagTTTAAAGACTATGTTATCATATATGTGCAAATGTTTTGTATTCCtaataagaattatattttcttattttatcttaattttttggtaaaataatatttcaccTGAAGAACActgcttttatatatataaatagatgaagttaatgaataatatgaacTCTGTACCATATGagatttttattatatatatccttaATTAATGTTGAATACTAAAGATATTAATTTATgctttcattaatatatgttattaataagggaaatatataataaatatacatgacaaaatgaattaaaataagttccgtattacaaatattggtatcaaaaaaaaaaaggaaaaaggataaagtaagaattatatatagaaattaaACAGTGtccttaaaaaattatatattactgtTGTTCggtaaaataattatagatatatttttaaatgaagtTCTATcagaaattattatatgaaaaaacatatattattaaatcttccaatattaataaaattttttaatttataattaaaaaaaaataatctataaaataaaaagaaagcgcttataaaaaaatttaatgaaaaaatttaaaaaatataataaacagtCAATTAAGTGTCAATCtgcagaaaaataaaattttacttgtcagtgatatatataaaaaattttaatagcTTTGTTTaacttaaataaattatgtaattttatttaacatatatgttgcgtatataatttttagtgttttaaaagaaattattaaataccATTACTTTGATTTATTACATactgttttaatatatttttgttttgggtttttgtaaattttgatttaataatttaatatattttatataatatgttttttataaaatttgtttattaagTTATTCAAAATTACATTACAAGATTATAGGagttattaataattttatattagtttattttattatagttcataataattttctaagtaaatatttttgttaaccagattatatttttgtaatatataaaatatattttatgttttcaaaaacgatgcataaatattatgtgtaataaacttataaatggaaaacaatatttagttataatgaaaaaaaaatatattaataatttattttatgcaaTAATTCacttgttatattattattcattcattaaataaattttgtatgCTAATTACAAACTAATTCTCAATGTAcgaaaaatgatattatgaaaaaaaagaaaaaacaatacaTTATTGCAGTTGACAGTTATAagtgaattatatttattttaaaaaattatatatataaagtattaCAAGTATTCATCaggatttttattttgtatttttttcttttatattgaAGATAgtttacaaattttataattaataaaaaaatgtatgtttCTAATTTTGGCGCATAAGTAAAAATTCGTACATATAAGACTACTAAAATATTACAGCTAACTTTCTAATATGATTTAGTATTACAATATTGTATATAGAAATAacagttaatatttttaatattttacaaaaatattaatataaatatgaaaaaaacacAAAAGTACTATATCTATTTATCAGATAGTGaatgttaattataaaaattatctatggattgatattttataatttccatataattgtatataacTGAATTATTTCAGAACTATTTGTATTAACTCTATAACTCCTTAATTTTACTTACTctataatatacattatagtaattatatttaaattgtaagaattttaatatattttttcttataaaatatgcatttatgagttattaaaataattatttgtttaattatttaatttcaaataattataagaatttaaaagtaatgttttattagacagataagtataaaaaatagttaatttattttatatatatcaatttactatcatataaaagaatataaactACAttataaacttaaaaaaatacaattatattttttattagataGGGAAATTAAAGTTTAAAACAAcatattaaagatatatgacaaatttttttattattatattatcattacttcaatatatatatatctttaaaaaaaaaaaaaaaaaaaaattgagtttaaaaatatttatctagtaataaatgcataaataatgataattaaaaattaaacttgCAACAGTTGTGTTACAAAAGTAAAAGTACCTTCTCAATTTacaatttaaatgtatattttttcttaaacaAGTTAGTGTGCtatatatttgatttttttaaatataatatgggCTATGGAACAGttcaaatattattttttaattaatgcaATGCTGTAAATCATATGACAGAAATAGTtttagaaattatatttttttctgcattattcatattattatgtggTTATTATATCATCACAAGAACTTTTCCCATAatttaatgttaataatttaataattattgataataaataatcgttaatattatttatagttttcttaatataaagTACAACAGAATATCTATATTATCTATGTTCTATATACTCCataaatactatatatagaaatgttgagaaatcatatttttttttttttttttgaaatggcttaaaaataaaattatttgattactctaatatatttaattatatatttatgaataaattaaaattgtattatttttattaagattagtttttttgtaattattctttaaatataaataacataattcatatataatctAATTTTTCTGcgtaaatgttataaaaaaaattatggatatattcattttattaagttcatataaaaatataaaaaattataataaataaataaaaagtccTTAATCATTAGGAGCATATAATATGactgttaattttttaggtattaattatatttaaattttaaagatcTGTAAAATGGAACAAACGATTATGTTACCATATTATATTAGGATTTGTTTGTTTATCCTATTGAGTTGCATATCTCATTTTCATCATGATATGGTATTATGATTTTATTTAgagatatttttattattcacatttttttagttttatttttattaatacttgtGTTACCATAAAATTAGATATTCttttgaataataaatatttgttttttagagtacctttaataaatatttggctgggagaaaaaatattgatgaAACATTAGATACAATAACTTATCGAttactagcaaaatataagcaTGAAAAGGGTCCAATTATTGCACGGTTGAAAAAAGATATACCAACTATCAATGAATACTCAAAAATGTGTGTTTCAAACAATGGAAAAgtagaaaaaggaaaaaataaaagaacaaatcaatgtttattaaataatatagtagAACATGGCCatactaatataaataaatcttCGGTATACAGTAGAAGAAATtcacattttgaaaaaaggatgttagataaaatatactataaaaataaagttaggCATTTTACAAATGCtgattttttgtttttaaaaaatgatataaaagtaaacaaATCTTTTATCTGTGCTGTAACTATCTAccatttatttgtttcaaTAATAGGAGCTGTTTTAGtagtatgtaaatatataaaattagaatcAAATTTTACATTAGATTGGGGTCTTGGATTAGGTATATTAGGGTGTATATGCGTGTTCATAGTTATTCTAATAATGATTTATCTCCATagacaaattttaaaatatggcAAGATAAGACATATAAAGAGTGAATTGCATAATACGGCATATCCTTCTCACTGAATAGTAGTCTTTTATAACAATAAGtttcaataaatttttaaatattattgccaaataacaaacatacatataattacataaatatggcAAATCCACATGAATTTGTATTGTAAATTTGATCCTCAACAGTATAAATGtacacttttatttttattggtcaatttaaaagatttatttcttttctcaTCGTGTTTGAGAGAATTCATCAGGTTAAAACAATATTATGgttgatatatatacttctatattaatcaaaattttttagaaaaatatatatatgaaccttaaaattaatgtataaaaagaCGAAATTCATATGATTTTATTGATATACTGTTCCACCTTGTATTTATTAccttaaaaatttgttttatttttatatttttgtataggcataatatatttttttatgtaaagataaaataataacttattcgtttaatattaaaaatgaatgtatattatttacaatatGATGAAAGATATggaatgtatttttttatatccatatgtatatatatatatatacttaaaaagaCTTAATACTCATTTTATgcgttttattaaaaatatgttataatatgaagttattgtaaaaaaattaccttatatatgttttcttttttttttataagaaataaatgtgatgttgtaaatatatataaaaataatgaccattataaatatgaaatatttataatattgtgCTAAATTGGGTATTCTGAACACTTAGAATTTAATGAAGagttaaaaacatatatagatttattattccgcataaattttattttataaaggtATGATGTTTCATTAACTGGGACAataattctatatttataatttgaacaataataactaaaaactgtattatttgaatatttcattattcttggaaaaaaaaaaatattaataaaaattttatttctttatttggttactataaattttattctaatttttactattacgttgcaattttttttcttaaaaacaaaaatttatttgtaaGAACAAtagatacatataattaCGAAAGTTACGTTTATTTAGATGCAATGGCGgatagttttttttcttatcattttatcattgatatgaaatatttaaattttatagacAAAATCTTTCACTTTTATAATACATGTGAGAGACGTAATACTTATAAAATAGGGAATAGATTGCAGGacgaatatataaaaatatttaaataagatGTATTAGCATTGTTCTAAAAATTGGTAAATACGCAAAATgattataatacatatatatctaaaaacaatatataatatattaacaattatgaattgtgaaataattaaaaagtaatatttccttaggaatatttttacattttttgtttgaTAGAATACCTTGTAGtggtaaaaaatgtattaactcagataagtatattatattattgcaaattatgttctttttaaataagataaaatattaaatatttatataatagataaaaaaattaagacaactatattaattaaaacagCTTCTTATATCATTCTAACATAGACATACAATTTTAATAGTTATGTAAGACAATAATATCATATacgtaattttttattatatatatttttcaaattttacttttattattatatattttagcgttagtttattcatattaaaaataaataatttgtgTTTTTAGTGTATATTTATCAAATAAGTAAATGGAAACTTTAACTCTGGCAGAATATTAGATACAAGATATATAGGTTATTAGCAAAGTATGAACAATATAAGGATAGAAGCAATGTATGGTTAAAAGAAAAGTTTCCAAATAATAAAGTCAAACAACGGgaaaatatatctaataatgaaaaaggaacTAAAAGTGAAAACAAATAATCAAATGAaactttattaaataaggcaaactattttatagaaattatagattataataatggaatgaTTGACGGACaacatttcctttttaaaataattggatctaaaaaaaagtctatgataatttttactGATAAAAACAGGAGAATTagtaatatatctttaaaataaattaaatttagaaGTTACGCATTTGGagttttcctattttttaatttgttcttGTTAGATATAGCAATATCCTCGTTAgaagaataaaaacaattgaatatttcttaaagtgaaattgaaaaaaacgAATTTTACAAGAATTTTGCGGAAGTCTCAGCAAACACATATCCAGAGGTAATATAaccatgtataaatattatattaattagcATAATTATGGTTATATTATCAGTTATACATATAGTAGCTATTTGtatgattttataaaatattgaaaaatataaaagaattattttaatgactAACTAAAATGagtaataatgaatatatatctttctGTAAGGAACTCTCATATAGGAAGTGATATCTATAATGTTTTCAGcgatatacataaaaagtatacatttaattctaaaatgatataaatacaaGTGTATAAGTGGTCtcttttatatacattaataaaattatatatccctcttttttttgtaaattcaaatttgtttatttcattataatttgtattttaaattattgttttttaattaaatgttatggtataatatatacatttgtgtattaaaatatatttctataaatatatatttagtcattaaaattaatatattataacagtatacatataattttattgaacactgataatatatatttatatcaaagtgtttttttttttatttttcatattgttcttatctaaaattattatatgaaaaggttctcaggaaaatatatttttgatttaatgttataaataaatgtctttttttgtattacatGAAAAGAATTGAATGTAATTCTGtaaatttacatacatatatatatatgtatgtcaTTTACTAAAATAACGATTTAATAcagataaattaattaaattttattataagtgtcctaaaaaacatatttactgtatatatcattttgtcaaattttattttttttgcattggCATATATGTGaagttcattatatataataaaatgacatacatatttaattatcGATTATTTATAAGTGATAacttgaaaattataaatttttaaaatataatgatcgttaaaaacatttattgttttatcattattctttgtaatataattagttaatttttgtaaaaattacttaaatatatataatacagaacaattttatgttaataagctatctatattatttgttctttaAATCAtcataagataaaaataattaatgaagTTGAATATGGCATAAATAAGTTAttaagtttaatttttttttttttataaatattatttatttatctgttgtaatttaaattcgctctatttttgtaattggtacaaattttaaaatattgttgattgttattaatatttttcaaaataaatttataggaattattttattatattgtcaataaaaaaatttatgctgttataatgttttaataaatgaacatgATTTTATTTGTAACGAACGTATTTGTATTATACATGTCTCTTCTTCGAATACCATGATTTAGTAATTTAATAACTACAAGATATTCCTTTTCTATTATGCAAGAACATTAAGAAATATTCCAATGcaatacaaaatttatattttaaagctttttagaaattaaattatatttttttttaattatatattaattcatttttccGTTTGTTTAATGTGAGTGTTGGTATTCTTTGAATAGGACAACACAGTTGTTTTTGTACACTATAAATTAGAATAGTTGTtacttcttattttattaattatttttattttattaataattttatttatttcaatttaaatatatgaactctacattttacatatttttgtttcatttattcTGAATTTTTCATcagtttacatttttatgcaAAAGTTCTATTATTTTCGTTTAGTTTCTTCATTAAAGTGTAGTGCTAcaatgtacaaatatattttacatactTTGAGGAATATTAAGCGTATATTTGATGACATAATacagaatatttttatgatattttattgagcatacattttaatatgttacaAACAAAGTAGAAAGTTCTATGTCTATTTCTCTTTAAATTTGGAATTCAAAAATTTAAGGTATAGCttataattttgaatttagttaaacaaaattatatacatattaaaaattctttaatttatattataatacagCTTTTATGTAACATTTAGTTTACTCTTTTGGTACATatctaattatattaattctaatgattgtttaaaaagaaaataaaatatttttatttttgaatatgtaatgaaaaagtattaaaagaaatatatctGTTTGCACTATTAACAATAGAAACAAAGGAATACAATAATTCTACTAGATATTATCATCTTTTACATAATGTTATTCgtgatttaatattttacatcaAGTGCCCttctatataaaatttcatcAGATGTTTTTGAGAATatcaattatatttataaatatttaagtatatagaGTAAAAGTTTTTTTCTCAGATTACTGTAacaatatgtattatatggcgaaaaatcataataagatatatcgtgaaatatacatatataaataaaagttataattataaaaagaagttAAAAGGATtgcagtatatatatttattttcctcatgttattatacataagtattataatatttaaaatttttttttttcttcgtttaactaaatgtacaaataaaaaatgttctaACTAAATTATCCCATTTAAATTAAGATTATATCCAATTATAGTAATTATTGTATAAATAAGTAACGTTtaatagttttttatatttttttgttttattgttGGATTTTCtacaaaaatacatttttatgtaattagatgtgtatataaaaaaaataataaaaataaat
This genomic window contains:
- the PmUG01_08061900 gene encoding Plasmodium exported protein, unknown function, which produces MEQTIMLPYYIRICLFILLSCISHFHHDMSTFNKYLAGRKNIDETLDTITYRLLAKYKHEKGPIIARLKKDIPTINEYSKMCVSNNGKVEKGKNKRTNQCLLNNIVEHGHTNINKSSVYSRRNSHFEKRMLDKIYYKNKVRHFTNADFLFLKNDIKVNKSFICAVTIYHLFVSIIGAVLVVCKYIKLESNFTLDWGLGLGILGCICVFIVILIMIYLHRQILKYGKIRHIKSELHNTAYPSH
- the PmUG01_08061800 gene encoding PIR protein, whose protein sequence is MEMNEEVYDEILKSLPSYKIYEEYGSKVSEESYGINCNIFNSVKKEYKNKCINLCNKVVRNLENFPEKGKSGNYKDYCTHYIYWIYKEIREMFKKGVNDNDIADVISKFIELQSTITETYRIYNCSYKFVHKNLNELNQKKEEKYLYEYFTNYDIIKSRDICTSVDINNYKKYLSSIRDLYNKKKRECCEKKISTCPDYFLHCGDEVDPKNLLSVLDSTNNGGCSGLKSIAPKIFEKNPDSTPFNQEFMKSIYFTGCPVLKSDGSSSNNGSMSCNLFRANVNPRRSITENGKTAQDIPGGLSSQVQVTTSKTYLADIPSEKNKKQEVPSSQGEINKTKSEEIINNEFRWNFGKGELRCPPNKPEDDEYGMCDYMEELVEDNFFAKIKDSKDYKFKRGPSWKHEYLASVTRNKRHENLGKSSSLNLKDYRHLQAIVHKRAEAFYASNSSGKAIPEKYTKYNILQNTFVRISIVSTLVMGIIFVFFLYFKFTPFGSHIGKIKKRKKRYRTNFAELNTERIPRRFIKRTYRNSERRRFSVVNIE